One genomic window of Blastopirellula retiformator includes the following:
- a CDS encoding phosphate ABC transporter permease PstA, with amino-acid sequence MTSPKKKKPASPREKRGHVSKPGLSLLAQGEPMVWLTGGSLALCLLMIFGLLSLVVYNGMRTFWPGRLYQVETVDGAVYLGEAAGVEKFDLTEQLINSFPPELKKARELALQKFEEAGSVPVEVERRQYRTGNFDIISNFDREGTHYHTVNEFEMVQPEAELPEWAMVIERLSWGRFYGMPVEFKLSHQRPISADEEQLEEIVQLIQANMYRISDADQSAQLKEALSPVEQELAKVQAANIDAFIAEKKSLEGELRAQGKTGPEKPLADVNSAEENIVGIVQASVGPEAAWEKYNEFHDEVISRSHRRKEIEEFEVGEVNGEEETARLSLRDEEIAHPGVFVVELANELSRLQGQVATLEEIGEKNKAILKQIEKRSGADSPLAKFAAEIVQGLASDLADQQAEPKKRIAEIEGVVADMPPSTQAAVDNFLKIRKESTERTVALQQKIRQLNEENDRYVLHMQTAQEIDKDIPLAEIVRAFPANRLSLSGQMGVYLSRWGEFLMDDPREANSEGGVFPAIWGTVAMTMIMSIIVVPFGVLAALYLREFAKPGPIVSAIRISINNLAGVPSIVFGVFGFAFLIGNVGRYIDGGPENADLPVMSSSRWYLLLGVLAATACGAFMMSMYAVGNRRQLTGGRNMWLGKIALLLWIAATGAFVTALATTPEFNGFFTSHLPNPVFGKGCLAWASITLALLTLPVVIVATEEALAAVPNSLREGSYGCGASKWQTIWRIVLPHALPGIMTGMILAMARGAGEVAPLMLVGVLKLAPELPIDLSPPFLHFDRSFMHLGFHIYDLGFQSQNSEAAKPMVYTTTLLLIAVIALLNLSAIWLRARLRRRFQPGQF; translated from the coding sequence ATGACCTCGCCGAAGAAGAAAAAGCCGGCGTCGCCGCGCGAGAAACGGGGGCACGTCTCGAAGCCGGGGCTTTCGCTGCTGGCCCAGGGAGAGCCGATGGTCTGGTTGACCGGCGGTTCGCTGGCGCTTTGCTTGCTGATGATCTTTGGCCTGCTGTCGCTGGTCGTTTACAACGGCATGCGGACCTTCTGGCCGGGGCGGTTGTACCAGGTCGAAACGGTCGATGGCGCCGTCTATTTGGGAGAAGCGGCCGGCGTCGAAAAGTTTGATCTGACCGAACAGCTGATCAACTCGTTTCCCCCGGAGCTGAAAAAGGCTCGCGAGCTCGCGCTGCAAAAGTTTGAAGAAGCGGGCAGCGTACCGGTCGAAGTTGAGCGGCGGCAATACCGTACCGGCAACTTCGACATCATCTCCAACTTCGACCGTGAAGGGACGCATTACCACACGGTCAACGAGTTCGAGATGGTTCAGCCCGAGGCGGAACTGCCGGAATGGGCGATGGTGATCGAGCGTCTGTCGTGGGGGCGTTTCTACGGCATGCCGGTCGAGTTCAAGCTGAGTCATCAGCGTCCGATCTCGGCGGACGAAGAGCAGTTGGAAGAGATCGTCCAACTGATTCAAGCCAACATGTATCGCATCAGCGACGCCGATCAATCGGCGCAGCTGAAAGAGGCGCTTTCCCCGGTCGAGCAGGAGCTGGCCAAGGTTCAAGCGGCCAATATCGACGCGTTCATCGCTGAGAAAAAGTCGCTGGAAGGGGAACTGCGGGCCCAGGGGAAAACCGGCCCCGAGAAACCGCTGGCCGACGTCAACTCGGCCGAAGAGAATATTGTCGGCATCGTGCAAGCGTCGGTCGGTCCCGAGGCGGCGTGGGAGAAATACAACGAGTTTCATGACGAAGTGATCAGCCGATCGCATCGCCGCAAAGAGATCGAAGAGTTTGAGGTTGGCGAGGTCAACGGCGAAGAAGAGACCGCCCGGTTGTCGCTGCGGGACGAGGAGATCGCCCACCCCGGCGTCTTTGTCGTCGAACTGGCGAACGAACTGTCGCGGCTGCAGGGACAAGTCGCCACGCTCGAAGAGATCGGCGAGAAGAACAAAGCGATCTTGAAGCAGATCGAGAAACGCTCGGGCGCCGATTCGCCGTTGGCCAAGTTCGCCGCCGAGATCGTTCAAGGACTGGCGTCCGATCTGGCCGATCAGCAAGCCGAGCCAAAAAAACGAATCGCGGAAATCGAAGGGGTCGTCGCCGACATGCCTCCCTCGACGCAGGCGGCCGTCGACAACTTCCTGAAGATCCGCAAAGAGTCGACCGAACGAACGGTCGCCTTGCAGCAAAAGATCCGCCAGCTGAACGAAGAGAACGATCGCTACGTGCTGCACATGCAGACCGCGCAGGAGATCGACAAAGACATTCCGCTGGCCGAGATCGTACGGGCCTTTCCCGCCAACCGGTTGAGCCTGTCCGGGCAGATGGGCGTTTACCTGTCGCGGTGGGGCGAGTTTCTGATGGACGACCCGCGAGAAGCGAACTCGGAAGGGGGCGTCTTTCCGGCGATCTGGGGGACGGTCGCGATGACGATGATCATGTCGATCATCGTGGTGCCGTTCGGCGTGTTGGCGGCGCTCTACTTGCGCGAGTTCGCCAAGCCCGGCCCGATCGTCAGCGCGATTCGAATCAGCATCAACAACTTGGCCGGGGTGCCGAGCATCGTCTTTGGCGTGTTTGGTTTCGCCTTTTTGATCGGCAACGTCGGACGTTATATCGACGGCGGCCCAGAGAACGCCGACTTGCCGGTGATGTCCTCGTCGCGGTGGTACTTGCTGCTGGGCGTGTTGGCGGCGACCGCGTGCGGCGCGTTTATGATGTCGATGTACGCTGTCGGCAATCGCCGGCAGTTGACCGGCGGCCGCAACATGTGGCTCGGTAAGATCGCGCTGCTGCTGTGGATTGCGGCGACCGGCGCTTTCGTCACGGCGCTGGCGACGACGCCGGAGTTCAACGGCTTCTTCACCTCGCATCTGCCCAACCCGGTGTTCGGCAAAGGCTGTCTGGCGTGGGCCAGCATTACGCTGGCGCTGTTGACCTTGCCGGTGGTGATTGTCGCGACCGAAGAGGCGTTGGCGGCGGTGCCGAACTCGCTGCGTGAAGGTTCGTACGGCTGTGGCGCCAGCAAGTGGCAGACGATCTGGCGGATTGTGCTGCCCCATGCGTTGCCGGGGATTATGACCGGCATGATCTTGGCGATGGCCCGCGGCGCCGGCGAAGTGGCGCCGCTGATGTTGGTCGGCGTGTTGAAACTGGCTCCCGAGTTGCCGATCGACCTTTCGCCGCCGTTTTTGCATTTTGATCGCAGCTTTATGCATCTTGGTTTTCACATCTACGATTTAGGTTTTCAAAGCCAAAACAGCGAAGCGGCCAAGCCGATGGTTTACACCACGACTTTGTTGTTGATCGCCGTGATCGCCCTGTTGAACCTGTCGGCGATCTGGCTTCGCGCTCGCTTGCGGCGGCGATTCCAGCCGGGACAGTTTTAG
- the pstB gene encoding phosphate ABC transporter ATP-binding protein PstB has protein sequence MNEITSPQQPGEERQNRLEMIAQGHEFDSVIHDSVKREECVLEIKNFNLWYGEKQALFNVNMPVPKGQVTALVGPSGCGKSTLLRCVNRMNDLIDTVRIQGDIVLNGDSICDAGVDVIELRKRMGMVFQKPNPFPMSIFENVVYPLRIDGERNRGVLEGVCEHSLKGAAIWDEVKDRLHESGLSLSGGQQQRLCIARAIASEPEVLLLDEPCSALDPIATSKIEDLIRELRGEYSILIVTHNMQQASRISDYTAFMYLGRLVEFGPTVDIFTNPKLTETNAYVTGRFG, from the coding sequence GTGAACGAGATAACGTCTCCACAACAACCGGGCGAAGAGCGACAGAATCGTCTGGAAATGATCGCTCAAGGGCACGAGTTCGATTCGGTCATTCACGATTCGGTGAAGCGCGAAGAGTGCGTGCTGGAGATCAAGAATTTCAATCTGTGGTATGGCGAAAAGCAGGCGCTGTTTAACGTCAACATGCCGGTCCCCAAGGGGCAGGTTACCGCGCTGGTTGGTCCATCGGGGTGCGGCAAGTCGACCTTGCTCCGCTGCGTCAATCGGATGAACGATCTGATCGACACGGTTCGCATTCAGGGGGACATCGTCCTGAACGGCGATTCGATCTGCGACGCCGGCGTCGATGTGATCGAACTGCGCAAACGAATGGGCATGGTGTTCCAAAAGCCGAACCCGTTCCCGATGAGCATTTTTGAAAACGTCGTCTATCCGTTGCGGATCGACGGCGAACGAAACCGCGGCGTGTTGGAAGGGGTGTGCGAGCACAGCCTCAAAGGCGCCGCGATCTGGGACGAAGTGAAAGACCGTTTGCACGAGAGCGGGCTGAGCCTGTCCGGCGGACAGCAGCAGCGGCTCTGCATCGCGCGAGCGATCGCCAGCGAGCCGGAAGTGTTGCTGCTGGACGAACCTTGCTCGGCTCTCGACCCGATTGCGACCAGCAAGATCGAAGACCTGATTCGCGAGCTTCGCGGCGAGTACTCGATCTTGATCGTGACCCACAACATGCAGCAAGCGTCGCGGATCAGCGACTACACTGCGTTCATGTACTTGGGACGACTGGTTGAGTTTGGTCCGACCGTCGACATCTTCACCAATCCCAAATTGACCGAAACGAACGCTTATGTCACGGGACGCTTCGGATAG
- a CDS encoding ABC transporter permease subunit: MSQDEKSFSGRRRRMKTRWTVAVADVLSEFVITVGGIGTIVAVMAVFVVLVARVAPLGLPASISDEVTRETHWGSAKPVHLAVDEYRTIGWVLFDDGRLETFRVDNGEKLAETQLFADKQLSAISTSVGRGGVLLGFLDGTIQFASVDFKTSFIDVVDAPEEFQGMKPGERATFKPSDNETGVIELTSQGQYRLQLLTTNAMEPLQVSDKAILLLDHVPEPGGGGNAVSLSKEDRKYVAYSADGKLRYGIVAEEEDFLTGDVTLNNETIELDIADIQGERPNFLLQTARGNDVFLAWKSGQMVRLVRQNAEDGSGFVLSPVEKVDLLPDTDAELTVCDFILGRETVFVGDSDGGASGWFLVRTAETDDPQLQERKTGDGFTLVRVHELESAPGEKIVSMRASERSRMLAVGYESGRFRVYQMTTELLVLDRHLPGDVPVVSAMITPKDDGLLVESENGLSLWNFDPRHPEISIATAILPVWYEGYPQPRQIWQSSSAGVEPEMKLGLYPLISGTLKATFYSMLFGAPIALLAAIYTSEFTTYKVRTFVKPTVEMMASLPSVVLGFLAAIVFAPVVESFLPFFLTTIVAVPLTFITAAMLWQLMPRRIGLILEDWRLWFMVPVLFLGLFVSFQLAPWVDHLAFEGNVKSWLNGDGNGVVGWVMLMIPLGGLGAFFLNGMVINPYLRAHAVKWSRPQFALMSFAKFAALVLMTFLVAWGVSSLLYWAPTWFGALPWDPRGTFVDSYAQRNSFVVGFVMGFAVIPIIYTIADDALATVPKHLRSASLGCGATPWQTTVRVVIPTAMSGLFSALMIGLGRVVGETMIVLMAGGNTPVTDWNIFSGFRTLSATIAIELPEAVENSTHFRMLFAAALVLFVITFLINTAAEIVRLRFRKRAYQL, translated from the coding sequence ATGTCGCAAGACGAAAAGAGTTTCTCCGGCCGCCGTCGACGTATGAAAACGCGATGGACGGTCGCCGTCGCCGACGTGCTGTCGGAATTTGTGATCACGGTGGGCGGCATCGGGACGATCGTCGCCGTGATGGCGGTCTTCGTCGTGTTGGTCGCTCGGGTCGCGCCGCTCGGCTTGCCGGCCTCGATCTCGGACGAAGTCACTCGCGAGACCCACTGGGGATCGGCCAAACCGGTCCATCTGGCGGTCGACGAGTACCGCACGATTGGTTGGGTCTTGTTCGACGATGGTCGACTTGAGACGTTCCGCGTCGACAATGGCGAGAAGCTCGCCGAAACGCAGCTCTTTGCCGACAAGCAACTCTCGGCGATTTCGACTTCCGTTGGCCGCGGCGGCGTGTTGCTCGGCTTTCTCGACGGTACCATTCAATTCGCCAGCGTCGACTTCAAGACCTCGTTTATCGACGTTGTCGACGCCCCAGAAGAATTTCAGGGGATGAAGCCTGGCGAGCGCGCCACCTTCAAGCCCAGCGACAACGAGACCGGCGTCATCGAACTGACGTCGCAAGGTCAGTACCGTCTGCAACTGCTTACCACCAACGCCATGGAGCCGCTGCAGGTTTCCGACAAGGCGATCTTGCTGCTAGATCATGTGCCGGAACCGGGCGGTGGCGGCAACGCCGTTAGTCTCTCGAAAGAAGATCGCAAGTACGTCGCCTACTCGGCTGACGGCAAGCTGCGATATGGCATCGTCGCGGAAGAGGAAGACTTCCTTACCGGCGACGTCACGCTGAACAATGAAACGATCGAACTCGATATCGCCGATATCCAGGGAGAACGCCCCAACTTCCTGTTGCAAACGGCTCGCGGTAACGACGTCTTCCTGGCCTGGAAATCGGGCCAGATGGTACGCCTGGTCCGTCAGAACGCCGAGGATGGTTCGGGCTTTGTGCTTTCGCCGGTCGAGAAGGTCGACCTGTTGCCCGACACCGACGCCGAGCTGACCGTCTGCGACTTCATCCTGGGGCGCGAGACCGTCTTTGTCGGCGATAGCGATGGAGGAGCGAGCGGCTGGTTTTTGGTTCGCACCGCCGAGACCGACGATCCCCAGTTGCAAGAGCGCAAGACCGGCGATGGTTTTACGTTGGTACGCGTGCATGAGTTAGAGTCGGCTCCGGGCGAAAAGATCGTTTCGATGCGGGCCTCCGAACGAAGCCGCATGCTGGCGGTCGGTTATGAATCGGGGCGGTTTCGCGTCTATCAAATGACGACCGAACTGTTGGTGCTCGATCGCCATCTCCCTGGCGACGTGCCGGTCGTCAGCGCGATGATCACGCCGAAGGATGACGGCCTGTTGGTCGAGTCGGAAAACGGTTTGTCGCTGTGGAACTTCGACCCTCGCCATCCCGAGATCAGCATCGCCACGGCGATCTTGCCGGTTTGGTATGAAGGCTATCCGCAACCACGGCAGATCTGGCAAAGCTCGTCGGCCGGCGTTGAACCGGAAATGAAGCTGGGCCTCTACCCGCTGATCTCCGGCACGCTGAAGGCGACCTTCTACTCGATGTTGTTCGGGGCGCCGATCGCCCTGTTGGCGGCGATCTACACCAGCGAGTTCACCACGTACAAAGTTCGGACGTTCGTCAAACCGACGGTCGAGATGATGGCCAGCCTGCCGAGCGTGGTGCTCGGGTTCTTGGCGGCGATCGTCTTCGCCCCGGTGGTCGAATCGTTCTTGCCCTTCTTTTTGACGACGATCGTCGCGGTTCCGCTGACCTTCATCACAGCGGCGATGCTGTGGCAGCTGATGCCGCGGCGGATTGGCTTGATTTTGGAAGATTGGCGACTCTGGTTCATGGTGCCGGTCCTGTTCCTGGGGTTGTTTGTGTCGTTCCAACTGGCGCCGTGGGTCGACCATCTCGCCTTTGAAGGTAACGTCAAATCGTGGCTCAATGGAGATGGCAACGGCGTCGTCGGTTGGGTGATGCTCATGATTCCGCTCGGCGGTTTGGGGGCGTTCTTCCTCAATGGCATGGTGATCAATCCTTATCTGCGGGCTCACGCGGTGAAGTGGAGTCGCCCGCAGTTTGCGCTGATGAGCTTCGCCAAGTTTGCCGCGCTAGTGTTGATGACCTTCCTGGTGGCGTGGGGCGTATCTTCGCTGCTGTACTGGGCGCCGACCTGGTTTGGCGCTCTGCCGTGGGATCCGCGGGGGACGTTCGTCGACAGCTATGCTCAGCGAAACTCGTTTGTCGTTGGGTTCGTGATGGGCTTCGCGGTGATTCCGATTATTTACACGATCGCGGACGATGCGTTGGCCACCGTGCCAAAGCATCTGCGTTCCGCTTCGCTTGGCTGCGGCGCGACGCCGTGGCAGACGACCGTGCGTGTGGTGATTCCGACCGCGATGAGCGGGCTCTTTTCGGCCTTGATGATTGGCCTGGGCCGCGTCGTCGGCGAGACGATGATCGTGCTGATGGCCGGGGGCAATACGCCGGTGACCGATTGGAACATCTTCAGCGGGTTCCGCACGCTCAGTGCGACCATCGCGATCGAACTGCCGGAGGCGGTCGAGAACAGCACGCACTTCCGGATGTTGTTTGCGGCGGCCCTGGTGCTGTTCGTCATCACCTTTTTGATCAATACCGCGGCCGAAATCGTGCGGCTGCGTTTCCGTAAACGAGCGTACCAACTATGA
- a CDS encoding PstS family phosphate ABC transporter substrate-binding protein: MNRSRNIFMVAALALAAPLAASAQVQVDPALPSYKPVQGVNGNISSMGSDTMNNLMTLWAEGFQKFYPGVTIEIEGKGSSTAPAALTKGTATFGPMSRPMKADEIDAFEKKFGYKPTQLGTSIDMLAVFVHKDNPIKGLSLQQLDDMFSSTRKSGGEDIATWGQLDLQGAWANRAISLYGRNSASGTYGYFKANALAKGDYKTSVKEQPGSSAVIQGVANDVAGIGYSGIGYRTAAVRVVPLSKSGDEYVEPSLETVSSYPLSRFLYLSVNHKPGTKLDPLRLEFIKYIFSKEGQEAVVKDGYLPLNAKVAQRQLDLILKAN; the protein is encoded by the coding sequence ATGAACCGTTCCCGGAACATCTTCATGGTCGCCGCTTTGGCGTTGGCCGCCCCGCTTGCCGCCTCGGCGCAAGTCCAAGTCGACCCTGCCTTGCCGTCTTACAAGCCGGTTCAAGGCGTCAACGGAAACATCAGCAGCATGGGTTCCGACACCATGAACAACCTGATGACTCTGTGGGCTGAAGGTTTTCAGAAGTTCTACCCAGGCGTGACGATCGAAATTGAAGGCAAGGGTTCGTCGACCGCTCCGGCCGCACTGACCAAGGGGACCGCGACGTTCGGCCCGATGAGCCGCCCGATGAAAGCGGACGAAATCGACGCCTTTGAAAAGAAGTTTGGCTACAAACCGACCCAGCTCGGCACGTCGATCGACATGCTGGCGGTCTTCGTTCACAAAGACAACCCGATCAAGGGGCTGTCGCTGCAGCAACTCGATGACATGTTTAGCAGCACGCGCAAGAGCGGCGGCGAAGACATCGCCACTTGGGGCCAGCTGGATCTGCAGGGCGCCTGGGCCAACCGTGCGATCAGCCTGTATGGTCGCAACTCGGCTTCCGGCACCTACGGTTATTTCAAAGCAAACGCCTTGGCGAAGGGTGACTACAAGACCTCGGTCAAAGAGCAGCCGGGCAGCTCGGCCGTGATCCAGGGCGTCGCCAACGACGTCGCCGGCATCGGCTACAGCGGCATCGGTTATAGGACCGCCGCCGTCCGCGTCGTGCCGCTGTCGAAGTCGGGCGACGAGTACGTTGAGCCGTCGCTGGAAACGGTCAGCAGCTACCCGCTGTCGCGTTTTCTCTACCTGAGCGTCAACCACAAACCGGGCACGAAGCTTGATCCGCTCCGCTTGGAGTTCATTAAGTACATCTTCAGCAAAGAAGGTCAGGAAGCGGTCGTCAAAGACGGTTACCTGCCGCTCAACGCGAAGGTCGCCCAACGGCAGCTCGACTTGATCTTGAAAGCGAACTAG